The window TCTCCAAGGTCAAAAGGCAATTTTAGAACAAAATTGGATGGAAGAGGCAGAAACTGCTATCCAATTGCGTCGAGAGAGTTTTTTACTTTCAAATACACTTTCGACATATAATTCCGTTGAAGTAAATTCCACTCAAACACAAACAAATCTAGGAACCAATCCAAATCAGAATGCGATTGAACAAGCCCAAGAAGCCGTACGTATTGCACGTGAACAATGGGAAAGAGAACACGCGAATGCTATTGCAAATGGTCTTTTCCAATATGAACTAGCCATCGGAAGTGCAGATAGAACGTATGAAAATTTAGTCTCGCAAATTGCTACGACAGAATCTCAATTTTTAACACAATTGGAGAACTTAAGAACGTACGAGAATACGGTAAGAACACAAATTAGTACGAAAGTGAATCAATTGCAAACTTACTTACAATCAAATTCTGTGTTTTACGAAACAGATGCAAACGGCACACCGATAATTGATATTAATCATCTAACGTCTGACGGACAAAATCTGAAATCGTTAATGACACAAATGCAAGATGCAATTGCAAATAAAAGTTCTTTAACAACAATCTCTGGTATGTTGAAGGATTACTTGGCAGCTCAAGAGTCTGTAGCTGCTTCAAACAAATCCTACTGGCAAGGCAAGGTATACGGTGTTTCTGATTTAAATAATATCATATCTGCAGCGAATGTAGGGAATAATTTTTTAAGTGATCCTGTGATTGCTGCCATAAAATCATACTTTGATAATGGGTATGACGTTAATGCATTAAAATCTTTTATAAATCAAAGATTAGGTTTAAATACGAATTTTAAATATGTTCAATCCATATCTGCGATTGATATGGTGGGTACTAGCAGTAGTTATAATCCCTATCCAGTGACCATAGGTAGTGGAGGCACTGGAGAAAACTATAGTTCAGTAGGGGATAATGCTTTTACATATTGGGCGACAGGTTGCGGTTATTGGGGAGTTTTTCTATGCATAACACAAGATTTTCAAGAAGAAAGTGTTCGTACGAATCTAGAATTCACTCTTTATGATGCGAATGCAGATTCGAATGCTTCTGCTTGGGGAAGTTATTCGACTTCTTTAGATGGAATGGTCTCTACATGGGAATCTGCCATTATACCTGCCATTTCCAATTGGGAAAACCAAGTTAGTTTGTATGCAAGTCAGTATGCATCCTGGAAAGCGCAATCTGAATCCATCCTTGCAGAAGCCGCTCTAACACGCGATGCGGAAGTGAGTGGAATTTCGGAAGCTCGTGCAAATTGGCTGAGCAAAATGAACGCCCTACAACAAAGTGGTGATGTGGTTTGGGGTACTGTTGAGTCGTCTCTTAGTGAAAAGTCTGCTGCAATTCAGAATGCCGTAAGTAGTGGTATTACAGGAAAAGAACTTTCAGACTTCATTTCGTCTAAAGCATCTGATCTCACTGAAATTTTATCTGTGTTGCCACAAAGACCAACTGTAGAATTAGACACGAAGTTGATCCAAACTGCTGGTTTGCAGACACCACAAGTTTCGGATTCGTTTTTTACTGCCGCAAACAATTCATTTCTGACCGATTTGGGTAGTATCCAACAGTTTATGAATTCACTCGATAAAACATTTACAGGGGCTCAAAACTTAGCACTAGCAAATTCGATGAATACAATCGCAGAAAATGCAACAATGAATGGAATGTCACAAATTTACAATTCTTTGACTGCAGCTGGCGCAACCGCATCCTATGATTCAAATGGAAATATTGTTGTAACACAATCTATTTATAATGGGCAAGCAAATCTTCGAGCAGGTGCTGATGCTACATCTGCATCAAGTTACGATGCAGGCATGTCAAATTATTCTACGGTAGTTGTTGCACCAGAAAGCATTAAACTTTCGAATACGGGTGGATTATTTGATACATGGAATAACTCAACGATTTTCACTGAATTCCAATCAAATGCAAATCAATTTTCTTCAAGTTTCAATCAAGTTGCAGCTAGATTAAATTCAAGTTTAACTGATGTTGCAAGAATGAATCAAAGAGGTGCCGAGGCCTTTCAAGCAAGTGCCATATCTCAAGCTAATACAGCGCAGATGGTGAAGTCACTAGCTGAAACACTTGCGTCTGGTGGCACTGTACAATCGTGGGCAAAAAGCCAAGCAGAAGGATATGTCAAATCCCAGGTTGCTCAAGCGATTTCAAATGCGACAGGTGGTGCCGTTAGCGCTGATTTGATCGTTGCATTCTTAAATAAACGACAAGCCGACAAAGCAAAAAAAGAAGCAGAAAGAAAAAAGACAATGCAGGTTGTTCAGACTGTCGCCGCGATTGCGACCGTAATTGCAGTAGGAGTAATGACTGGCGGTTTCGGTTTAGTTGGCTCAGTAGGCACTGCAGGAGGAACTGGTGGCGGAGCTGCCGTTGCTGGAGGAAGTGGCGGAGCTGCGGTTGCTGGAGGAAGTGGAGGAGCTGCGATTGCTGGAGGAAGTGGAGGAGCTGCGATTGCTGGAGGAAGTGGAGGAGGATTTTTAAGTGCCGTCGGTTCAATTGCAAGTTCCGTTGGTAGCGCTTTTGTTAGCGTTGCATCATCCGTTGCTACTTTTTTTACTACCACTGTGCCAACTTTTGTTGCTGGTGTCTCTTCCGCAGTAGTTACAGGTATTTCTACAGTGCTTTCCTCGACTGAAGCCTTGATGGTATTAGCAGCAAATACAACTGTTCAAACAATTTCTGGATATGAAATCGGTGGTAATAATGGAGCGGCTGCAGGTTTTGTGAATGGCGTCGCTATGGTTGGGACTGGTGGTGGTCTGGGATTGCATATTTCTGAAAATGAAGGGAATTTTGGTGCCGCTATTGGAATAAATGCTGGTGGCATTGCAGCTGGTTTGAGTGTAGATCCGACAGGCTCACTTTCTGCGCAAATAGGTTTAGCATTGGGAAGCCCAGCAGGTCCAACCGTGGGTGTTAATATTGGTCCAGGAGGAAATACTACAGGAGTGGTAACAGTTCCTTTTAATCCTGCAACAGGCTTCGAAGTCAGTTTTGGAGATGGCCAAGCTACTGAAGTGGGAATTGTCACTAATGTAGGCGTTGGAACTGGGACAAATGTATCAATTGGCACTGGGGGCGTTGAAATCTCAACAAATGTTGGCAATGTTACTTCAAATGTTGGCGTCGATACCAATGGAAATATCACAGGAGATATAAATCTCAATAATGGACCAGGTGGAACTTATGATGTAAGTTTTGGAACTGGACAAGCCACTACAGTCACAGTAACGAATGGAAATACAAATGCTGTAATAGGCCCAGATGGAGTAACAGTCACTACAACTACTGGGTCTACTGAGGCTATCGTGAATGTAAATGGGGATGGTGAAATATCAGGAAATGTAACTTCCGTAAACCCAGGTGGTTCCTATGAAGTAAGTTTTGGAACTGGTGAAGCAACAACGATTGTTGCAACTGATGGAACATCGGAAGTTCAAATTGGCCCCGACGGTGTTAGTGTTTCCACAGAAATAAACGGTGAACAGGTTTCAGTTGATTCGAATGGAAACACGACTATCAATGGTTCAACCCCAGAAGAACTCATCAATTCCATCGACTTAACAAATCCTCTCACATTTGGTGTGAGCCCTGAGGCATTTGCTGATTTAACGGCAGGTCTTGCTATTGATGAAGTCAATGGATTTGTTGATTTCTTGAATTCGTATCCAGCTGACCTTGCAGCCTTAGGTTTATCAGGTATGCTTGGTGCGTATCTCTTCACCATTGGAAGAAGGGAGGAAGAGGAAGATGCGCTTTTAGATGGGGAAACCGAGTCTGATCAAGATCAGCCAGTGGATGGCGAAACAACCATAACTGATAGAGGGGGTGTTCCTTTAGACGGTGCTGGTGGTGGAGCTTCCCCCGGACTAAGTATGAAGGATCCCAACATTGGACCTGGTGGAACTTATATTGATGCACAATTTACATTCAAAAGTATCGCAGATACCAAGGCCAAGTTAGAAGCATACAATGCGAAGTTTGGAACAAACTT of the Leptospira bouyouniensis genome contains:
- a CDS encoding TIGR04388 family protein, translating into MKKLNAKGNHFTWISLFWKKSNQRYTSAILIFAYLLTFFSPLVSLSAQVTVPVLNNQQFQNQDLMEAYAIADRQATSVEHWDTLVNTYLYNLYTNWQETAEAKISEFVAAVNTSDAYNSVEAYREYVYNGLQGQKAILEQNWMEEAETAIQLRRESFLLSNTLSTYNSVEVNSTQTQTNLGTNPNQNAIEQAQEAVRIAREQWEREHANAIANGLFQYELAIGSADRTYENLVSQIATTESQFLTQLENLRTYENTVRTQISTKVNQLQTYLQSNSVFYETDANGTPIIDINHLTSDGQNLKSLMTQMQDAIANKSSLTTISGMLKDYLAAQESVAASNKSYWQGKVYGVSDLNNIISAANVGNNFLSDPVIAAIKSYFDNGYDVNALKSFINQRLGLNTNFKYVQSISAIDMVGTSSSYNPYPVTIGSGGTGENYSSVGDNAFTYWATGCGYWGVFLCITQDFQEESVRTNLEFTLYDANADSNASAWGSYSTSLDGMVSTWESAIIPAISNWENQVSLYASQYASWKAQSESILAEAALTRDAEVSGISEARANWLSKMNALQQSGDVVWGTVESSLSEKSAAIQNAVSSGITGKELSDFISSKASDLTEILSVLPQRPTVELDTKLIQTAGLQTPQVSDSFFTAANNSFLTDLGSIQQFMNSLDKTFTGAQNLALANSMNTIAENATMNGMSQIYNSLTAAGATASYDSNGNIVVTQSIYNGQANLRAGADATSASSYDAGMSNYSTVVVAPESIKLSNTGGLFDTWNNSTIFTEFQSNANQFSSSFNQVAARLNSSLTDVARMNQRGAEAFQASAISQANTAQMVKSLAETLASGGTVQSWAKSQAEGYVKSQVAQAISNATGGAVSADLIVAFLNKRQADKAKKEAERKKTMQVVQTVAAIATVIAVGVMTGGFGLVGSVGTAGGTGGGAAVAGGSGGAAVAGGSGGAAIAGGSGGAAIAGGSGGGFLSAVGSIASSVGSAFVSVASSVATFFTTTVPTFVAGVSSAVVTGISTVLSSTEALMVLAANTTVQTISGYEIGGNNGAAAGFVNGVAMVGTGGGLGLHISENEGNFGAAIGINAGGIAAGLSVDPTGSLSAQIGLALGSPAGPTVGVNIGPGGNTTGVVTVPFNPATGFEVSFGDGQATEVGIVTNVGVGTGTNVSIGTGGVEISTNVGNVTSNVGVDTNGNITGDINLNNGPGGTYDVSFGTGQATTVTVTNGNTNAVIGPDGVTVTTTTGSTEAIVNVNGDGEISGNVTSVNPGGSYEVSFGTGEATTIVATDGTSEVQIGPDGVSVSTEINGEQVSVDSNGNTTINGSTPEELINSIDLTNPLTFGVSPEAFADLTAGLAIDEVNGFVDFLNSYPADLAALGLSGMLGAYLFTIGRREEEEDALLDGETESDQDQPVDGETTITDRGGVPLDGAGGGASPGLSMKDPNIGPGGTYIDAQFTFKSIADTKAKLEAYNAKFGTNFTYAELMFYNTPYDTAGPSPGNSAGSSIIPADKKMFFPPFGSTIDNSDLFQLEEFVIDPNDKLFLYKQVNAFNLNNGTEYTWQQIADLNGIKNPNEIKTVTKFYIPSNIDRAANGLESLGDIRKAAAEKAKAELIIKMMKEESSNVANREDLVGTPGDLSGPEKLGWEIISIKPPVTLQYPGGYFTSPLNPEVIYEQKLSGYNKDGSPAVNMQKVTEKLVTDENGYTYRKKTFEVWDATSDPADWVTLNHGDAITSDPEGRLRVIPQGKIEEYITKNNIHNAQVTVNGMDNQGLDAIQMYQATTAIRNQESPREAVIPTFHIFKDDNLANNAKDVVQGSYNPATNGYFGSQSVIESIQKFISAGAFTEGGTLIGHSAGAFNVARAISAGLKSKAIDLEKLENLNVQTYGGVHDMILNSVVNSWIDTYNSKDVADLVSYPGEDKTKDNYVKITDSTGPAYNESVVRHNFLTEYTDDFREHQEI